From the genome of Bacteroides sp., one region includes:
- the lon gene encoding endopeptidase La, translating to MDNFFERESMFFSEIMDADSEFIPLLSAEEEEQMAAEQIPEILPILPLKNTVLFPGVVIPITVSRDKSIRLVREVYKKNRVIGVVSQKDSEVEEPEFEDLNRIGTYANIIKTLQMPDGNTTVIIQGKKRLEIKELVTSEPYFKARVAGFDSQLRVKSNQQFKALIATIKDLAIQIVKLSPNVPSEAAFAIRNIESPAFLVNFISSNLNIENADKQKLLETLDLNERANKVLEYLTKELQMVELKNQIQSKVKVDIDKQQRDYLLNQQLKTIQEELGGNPYDQQIAELKERGRNKKWSKQVKDVFDKEILKLQRINPAAMEFSIHLNYLETLVELPWNEFSKDKFDLKKAQRVLDRDHYGLDKIKERIIEYLAVLKLKGNMKSPILCFVGPPGVGKTSLGKSIAEAVGRQYIRMSLGGLRDEAEIRGHRKTYVGAMPGRIIQNLKKAKTGNPVFVLDEIDKVGYQTFSGDPSSAMLEVLDPEQNVAFYDNYLEVDYDLSNVMFIATANSLSNIQPALRDRMEIIPLSGYIVEEKVEIARRHLLPKQLTEHGMRKDQLKFSKKVLEKIIEDYTRESGVRTLEKRIAKVIRAKAREIVLGETVDPNLKVEDVEKILGAPTYTRDQSQLHDLAGVMTGLAWTWAGGETLYIEVSISKGKGQLTLTGNLGDVMKESATLAYEYLKSKAPTLGIDSRVFEKYNVHMHIPEGATPKDGPSAGITMFAALTSAFTQRKVKPGVAMTGEITLRGKVLPVGGIKEKILAAKRAGIQTVILSEENRKDVAEINPLYLKGLDFVYIREMIEVVDLAIGKGKVKKPLVFEV from the coding sequence ATGGATAATTTTTTTGAACGAGAAAGCATGTTTTTTTCAGAGATTATGGATGCCGACAGTGAATTCATTCCCCTGCTCAGTGCAGAGGAGGAGGAACAAATGGCTGCAGAGCAGATCCCTGAAATTTTACCCATACTTCCCTTAAAAAATACAGTTTTATTTCCCGGGGTGGTAATCCCTATTACGGTGAGCCGCGACAAGTCCATTCGTTTGGTGCGCGAGGTGTATAAAAAGAACCGCGTCATCGGAGTCGTTTCACAGAAGGATTCTGAAGTGGAGGAACCCGAGTTTGAAGACCTTAACCGCATTGGCACCTATGCCAATATTATCAAAACCCTGCAGATGCCCGACGGGAATACCACGGTGATTATACAGGGCAAGAAACGCCTGGAAATCAAGGAACTGGTAACCAGTGAACCTTATTTTAAGGCGCGGGTAGCGGGCTTCGACAGCCAGCTTCGGGTGAAAAGCAACCAGCAGTTCAAGGCCCTGATTGCCACCATAAAGGACCTTGCCATTCAAATTGTGAAGCTTTCGCCCAATGTGCCCAGTGAGGCAGCCTTTGCCATACGCAACATAGAGAGCCCGGCTTTCCTGGTAAACTTCATCTCCTCCAACCTTAACATAGAAAATGCTGATAAGCAAAAGTTGTTGGAGACCCTTGACCTGAACGAAAGGGCCAATAAGGTGCTGGAGTACCTGACGAAGGAATTGCAGATGGTGGAACTGAAAAACCAGATTCAGTCGAAGGTAAAGGTAGATATTGATAAGCAGCAACGCGATTACTTGCTGAACCAGCAATTGAAAACCATCCAGGAAGAGCTAGGAGGGAATCCTTATGATCAGCAGATCGCCGAATTGAAGGAGCGGGGCAGGAACAAGAAATGGAGCAAGCAGGTGAAGGATGTTTTCGATAAAGAAATCCTTAAATTGCAGCGGATCAATCCGGCTGCCATGGAGTTTTCCATTCATTTGAACTACCTTGAGACCTTGGTGGAATTGCCGTGGAATGAATTCTCGAAAGACAAATTTGACCTGAAAAAGGCTCAGCGTGTTCTTGACCGTGATCATTATGGTCTGGATAAGATCAAGGAGCGCATTATCGAATACCTGGCGGTGCTAAAACTGAAAGGCAACATGAAGTCGCCGATCCTTTGCTTTGTAGGCCCTCCCGGGGTAGGGAAGACCTCGCTTGGAAAATCTATTGCCGAGGCCGTGGGGCGCCAGTATATCCGGATGTCGCTCGGGGGCTTGCGCGATGAAGCCGAGATCAGGGGGCACCGCAAGACTTACGTGGGGGCCATGCCGGGCAGGATCATACAAAACCTGAAAAAAGCCAAAACCGGTAACCCCGTGTTTGTGCTGGACGAGATCGACAAGGTGGGCTACCAGACTTTCTCAGGTGACCCCTCCTCAGCCATGCTGGAAGTACTTGACCCGGAACAGAATGTGGCCTTTTACGATAATTACCTGGAGGTTGATTACGACCTGTCGAACGTGATGTTTATTGCTACTGCCAACAGTCTGTCGAACATCCAGCCTGCCCTGCGCGACCGAATGGAGATTATCCCGCTTAGTGGGTATATTGTGGAGGAGAAGGTTGAGATTGCCCGCAGGCATCTTTTACCCAAGCAGCTTACGGAACACGGGATGAGAAAAGATCAGCTGAAATTCAGTAAGAAGGTGCTCGAAAAAATCATTGAAGATTACACCCGCGAATCGGGGGTGAGGACACTGGAGAAACGCATTGCCAAGGTAATTCGTGCCAAAGCCCGTGAGATCGTGCTGGGCGAAACGGTGGATCCCAACCTGAAGGTAGAGGATGTGGAAAAGATCCTTGGCGCGCCGACCTATACCCGCGATCAATCGCAACTGCATGATTTGGCCGGCGTGATGACCGGATTGGCCTGGACCTGGGCCGGTGGAGAAACCCTTTACATTGAAGTAAGCATTAGCAAGGGCAAAGGGCAACTGACGCTGACAGGGAATCTGGGCGATGTGATGAAGGAATCGGCTACCCTGGCCTACGAATACCTGAAATCGAAGGCGCCCACACTGGGAATTGACTCGAGGGTTTTCGAAAAATACAATGTGCACATGCACATCCCGGAAGGGGCAACCCCAAAGGACGGGCCTTCAGCCGGAATTACCATGTTTGCTGCCCTCACATCAGCTTTCACGCAAAGAAAAGTAAAACCTGGTGTTGCCATGACAGGTGAGATCACCCTCCGGGGAAAAGTGTTGCCTGTGGGAGGGATCAAGGAAAAAATTCTTGCTGCAAAACGGGCTGGTATCCAGACGGTTATTCTTTCTGAAGAGAACCGAAAGGATGTGGCTGAGATCAATCCCTTATATCTCAAAGGCCTTGATTTTGTATATATCCGCGAGATGATCGAGGTGGTTGACCTGGCCATTGGAAAGGGAAAGGTAAAGAAGCCCTTGGTATTTGAGGTTTAA
- the rpsA gene encoding 30S ribosomal protein S1, with product METSPEEVKEAPKAEEKPETPKKKTDAFTQQVPGEFDWDSVGKKQEAYSPAERQRMESLYDETLKSIGEGEVIDGTVVSMNNREVVVNIGFKSDGVIPAAEVRYNPDLKIGDAIEVYVESQEDTSGQLVLSHKKARTLRSWERINAAMDNDEIINGFVKCRTKGGLIVDVFGIEAFLPGSQIDVKPIRDYDIYVGKTMESKVVKINHEYKNVVVSHKALIEAELEIQKAEIIAKLEKGQILEGTVKNITSYGVFVDLGGVDGLIHITDLSWGRINHPEEIVNLDEKINVVILDFDENKKRIALGLKQLTSHPWDSLDPNMKVGDKVKGKVVVIADYGAFIEIAPGVEGLIHVSEMSWSQHLRTAQDFLKVGDEVDAVILTLDREERKMSLGIKQLIPDPWENIVEKYPVNSKHTATVRNFTNFGIFVELEEGVDGLIHISDLSWSKKIKHPAEFTKIGESIEVVVLDVDKENRRLSLGHKQLEENPWDVFESVFTIDSVHQGTIVGTSDKGVIVSLPYGVEGFAPTRHIVKEDGSPAKMDETLDFKVIEFNKESKKIVVSHTKVFQDVKSSERAAETSERKAKEKSTKTAVKKIKDNIEKTTLGDLSVLANLKSEIEKTEKSALKEKLAAMDEKEKAKEEAKAEEPKKEPKAEKPKEEPKDEESKEEPKAEKPKAKTTRKKKEEAPEAETPAAEEKPADEEKPADEESKETKE from the coding sequence GTGGAGACTTCCCCTGAGGAAGTAAAGGAAGCGCCTAAAGCTGAAGAAAAACCTGAAACCCCCAAGAAAAAAACCGACGCATTCACCCAACAGGTTCCCGGCGAATTTGACTGGGATTCCGTAGGCAAGAAGCAGGAAGCTTATTCCCCCGCTGAACGTCAGCGCATGGAAAGCCTGTATGATGAGACACTGAAGTCGATTGGCGAAGGTGAAGTGATCGATGGTACGGTCGTTTCGATGAACAACCGTGAGGTGGTGGTCAACATTGGCTTCAAATCCGATGGGGTTATTCCTGCCGCTGAAGTGCGTTACAACCCAGACCTGAAGATTGGCGATGCCATCGAGGTGTATGTAGAAAGCCAGGAAGATACCAGTGGACAGCTGGTGCTTTCGCACAAGAAAGCCCGGACACTGCGCTCGTGGGAACGCATCAATGCAGCCATGGACAACGACGAGATCATTAATGGTTTTGTGAAGTGCCGTACCAAAGGCGGTTTGATTGTCGACGTCTTCGGTATCGAGGCTTTCCTGCCCGGTTCACAGATTGACGTTAAGCCTATCCGCGACTATGATATCTATGTTGGCAAGACCATGGAATCCAAAGTGGTCAAGATTAATCACGAATACAAAAACGTGGTCGTATCGCACAAAGCCCTGATTGAAGCCGAACTGGAAATTCAGAAGGCAGAGATTATTGCCAAACTTGAAAAAGGACAGATTCTGGAAGGAACTGTTAAAAATATTACCTCCTACGGTGTGTTTGTTGACCTTGGCGGAGTGGATGGTCTTATCCACATTACCGACCTATCCTGGGGACGCATTAACCATCCTGAAGAGATCGTCAATCTTGACGAAAAGATCAATGTGGTTATTCTCGACTTCGATGAGAACAAGAAGCGTATTGCCCTTGGTCTGAAGCAGCTTACCTCCCATCCCTGGGATTCGCTCGATCCGAATATGAAGGTAGGTGATAAGGTCAAAGGTAAGGTTGTGGTTATTGCCGACTATGGCGCATTCATTGAGATTGCTCCTGGTGTAGAAGGTCTTATACACGTTTCCGAGATGTCATGGTCTCAGCACCTGCGCACCGCTCAGGACTTCCTGAAGGTTGGTGATGAGGTGGATGCCGTAATTCTGACGCTCGACCGCGAAGAGCGCAAAATGTCACTGGGTATCAAACAACTGATTCCCGATCCATGGGAAAACATCGTTGAGAAGTATCCCGTTAACTCCAAGCATACCGCTACTGTTCGCAACTTTACCAACTTTGGTATCTTTGTTGAGTTGGAAGAAGGTGTCGACGGCCTGATTCATATTAGTGACCTTTCCTGGAGCAAGAAGATCAAGCACCCTGCCGAATTCACCAAGATCGGTGAAAGCATTGAAGTGGTCGTGCTGGATGTTGACAAGGAAAACCGCCGCCTGAGCCTTGGCCACAAGCAGCTTGAAGAAAATCCATGGGATGTATTCGAGAGCGTATTTACCATTGACTCCGTACATCAGGGGACCATTGTTGGGACTTCCGATAAGGGCGTGATCGTTTCGCTGCCTTACGGTGTGGAAGGCTTTGCGCCTACCCGCCACATTGTGAAGGAAGATGGTAGTCCTGCTAAGATGGACGAAACCCTTGACTTCAAAGTGATTGAATTCAATAAGGAAAGCAAGAAGATCGTTGTATCGCACACCAAGGTTTTCCAGGATGTGAAATCATCTGAAAGGGCTGCCGAGACCAGCGAACGGAAGGCTAAAGAGAAGTCTACCAAGACGGCCGTGAAGAAAATCAAGGACAACATTGAGAAAACCACTCTTGGTGACCTGAGCGTTCTTGCCAACCTGAAGTCAGAGATTGAGAAGACCGAAAAATCCGCTCTGAAGGAAAAGCTGGCTGCCATGGACGAGAAAGAAAAGGCTAAGGAAGAAGCGAAAGCTGAGGAACCTAAAAAAGAGCCCAAAGCCGAGAAGCCCAAGGAAGAGCCTAAGGATGAAGAATCCAAGGAGGAACCCAAAGCTGAGAAACCCAAGGCCAAAACTACCCGCAAGAAAAAGGAAGAGGCTCCTGAAGCTGAAACCCCCGCTGCGGAAGAAAAGCCTGCTGACGAAGAAAAGCCTGCTGACGAAGAAAGCAAGGAAACCAAGGAATAA
- a CDS encoding tetratricopeptide repeat protein — protein sequence MSRFFVFILTLLITFPAFSQTSRDYLLKGLQYFAENNYQAASNAFTKALEIDPKAYEAWFKRGQTHLEQGKLSEAHHDFSKVIEIQPNHGEAYYYRALTGIRKGMESEALRDLDQALEVDTTLVEAYLLRAEIGYNAGRNGTVMNDLNRAAGLAPGNPNVFHLRAKHYLKSGKVMEALEDLSKAVALDPSHADIRLERSQLFIKQEQFTDAIEDLSVAIENGCNYAHIYQLRANAYAQAGMSSQAIADYTVLINTFSLRTDENYFQRGLLRMETNDLRGACEDFHKASSLGHPEASKKAAEICK from the coding sequence ATGTCCCGTTTTTTTGTATTCATCCTAACCCTGCTTATCACTTTTCCTGCATTCTCACAGACCTCGCGCGACTATCTTCTCAAGGGGCTGCAATATTTTGCTGAAAACAATTACCAAGCGGCTTCCAATGCCTTCACCAAAGCCCTTGAAATAGATCCAAAGGCTTACGAGGCATGGTTTAAACGGGGCCAGACTCACCTGGAACAGGGGAAGCTTTCCGAAGCCCATCACGATTTCAGCAAGGTAATCGAAATCCAGCCCAATCATGGAGAGGCCTATTATTACAGGGCGCTGACAGGCATCCGAAAAGGGATGGAGAGCGAAGCCCTGAGGGACCTTGACCAGGCCCTTGAGGTCGACACCACCTTGGTTGAGGCTTACCTGTTAAGAGCAGAAATAGGCTACAATGCCGGGCGAAACGGAACCGTCATGAATGACCTGAACAGGGCTGCAGGATTAGCCCCGGGAAACCCAAATGTATTTCACCTCCGCGCAAAACATTATCTTAAGTCAGGAAAGGTGATGGAAGCGCTGGAAGACCTCTCGAAGGCAGTTGCCCTCGATCCGTCACACGCTGACATCAGGCTTGAGCGCAGCCAGCTTTTCATTAAGCAGGAGCAGTTCACTGATGCTATCGAAGACCTGAGCGTTGCCATTGAAAACGGTTGCAATTACGCCCATATTTACCAGTTAAGGGCTAACGCTTATGCCCAGGCAGGGATGTCAAGCCAGGCAATTGCTGATTACACGGTGTTGATCAACACTTTTAGTCTCCGCACCGACGAGAATTATTTCCAGCGTGGACTTCTGAGAATGGAAACCAACGATCTAAGGGGCGCTTGCGAAGACTTCCACAAAGCCAGCAGTCTGGGGCATCCCGAAGCTTCAAAAAAAGCGGCAGAGATCTGCAAATAA
- a CDS encoding FAD-linked oxidase C-terminal domain-containing protein, translated as MASSKDPFPFDILANQLEGDLHYDPTWRMLYATDASVYRELPSGVCRPKNTDDLKKILAFCREHTLPIIPRTAGTSLAGQVVGHGLVVDFSRYMTSILELNVEERWVRVEPGVILDDLNRILEPHGLFFGPETSTSNRCMMGGMVANNSCGSHSLVYGSTRDHTLSIKALLADGSEAIFEALDNEAFRKKCIGNSLENKIYNQIQALLSHPENQEEIKRQYPNPQIKRRNTGYALDLLLDNAVFGESPEPFNFCKLLSGSEGSLALFTEIKLNLVPLPPAENALVCVHLNSVEEALHANLVALQYGPVAVELIDNVVLECTKANIAQARNRFFVQGDPGAILVVEFAAEERATILAAAEAMESALREKGLGYHFPLVTGKDINRVWALRKAGLGVLSNVPGDAKPVAVIEDAAVSVKDLAEFIGKLNQILKKLNLSSVYYAHIGTGELHLRPVLNLKNPTDVERFHKVAHETALLVKKYRGSLSGEHGDGRLRGEFIPLMLGDKVYNLLHEVKKTWDPQCLFNPGKITNTPSIKTFLRYRPGYPERKLKTFFHYGPSESFLRAVEQCNGSGDCRKPASMGGVMCPSYHATLNETDTTRGRANVLREIVTNSQKKNPFDHKELINVLDLCLSCKGCKAECPSNVDMGRYKAEVLQQYYLTNGTPFRSRLVAAFATLNQFVSLVPGFYNALVRNRLTSALIKSAAGFAQKRSMPLLHKTTLKKWAGKNLESLNRQIKGGKKIWLFCDEFTNFNDTETGIHAIQLLHGLGYRVEIPEHCESGRAALSKGLLRKAASLANENISLLSGIVTESRPLIGIEPSAILSFRDEYPDLCLEEKREAALRLAKNTFTIEEFIFREYEASRIDGSRFSAEKRDILFHGHCHQKALSKNDFALAMLRIPAGNKVTPIECGCCGMAGSFGYEKEHFELSMQIAEMNLLPAIRKAPADTIISASGTSCRHQILDGTGRKSLHPVDVLLLSLRET; from the coding sequence ATGGCATCCTCCAAAGACCCATTTCCTTTTGATATTCTGGCAAACCAGCTGGAAGGCGATCTGCATTACGATCCTACCTGGCGAATGCTATATGCTACAGATGCCTCGGTCTACAGGGAGTTGCCATCAGGCGTTTGCCGGCCTAAAAACACCGATGATCTCAAGAAAATCCTGGCATTCTGCCGTGAGCACACCCTGCCCATCATCCCCCGAACCGCTGGGACCTCCCTTGCCGGACAAGTGGTGGGCCACGGCCTGGTGGTGGATTTCTCCAGATACATGACCAGCATTCTGGAACTTAATGTCGAAGAGCGTTGGGTAAGGGTTGAGCCCGGAGTCATCCTGGATGATCTAAACCGGATACTGGAACCCCACGGGCTGTTTTTTGGGCCGGAAACCTCTACCTCGAACCGTTGCATGATGGGTGGCATGGTGGCCAACAATTCGTGTGGTTCGCATTCACTGGTTTATGGCAGCACTCGCGATCACACCCTTTCCATAAAAGCCTTACTCGCCGATGGCAGTGAAGCCATTTTCGAGGCGCTGGACAATGAAGCCTTCCGAAAAAAGTGCATCGGAAACAGCCTGGAAAACAAAATATACAACCAGATTCAGGCCCTGCTCTCCCATCCTGAAAATCAGGAGGAAATAAAACGGCAATATCCTAATCCCCAGATTAAAAGGCGAAATACAGGATATGCCCTCGACCTGCTTCTCGACAATGCAGTATTTGGGGAGAGCCCTGAACCATTCAACTTTTGTAAGCTGCTGTCGGGATCAGAAGGATCGCTGGCCCTTTTTACGGAAATAAAGCTGAACCTTGTTCCTTTACCACCCGCTGAAAACGCACTGGTATGCGTTCATCTGAATAGTGTGGAAGAAGCGTTACACGCCAATCTGGTTGCACTTCAATACGGGCCGGTAGCCGTTGAGCTCATTGACAATGTGGTACTTGAATGTACCAAGGCCAATATTGCCCAGGCCCGCAATCGGTTCTTTGTGCAGGGTGATCCTGGTGCCATTCTTGTTGTGGAATTTGCGGCCGAGGAGCGGGCGACTATCCTGGCAGCAGCCGAAGCAATGGAAAGTGCCTTACGTGAGAAAGGCCTGGGGTATCATTTCCCACTGGTAACAGGAAAAGACATCAACCGTGTCTGGGCTTTGCGGAAAGCCGGGCTTGGGGTTCTCTCAAATGTTCCTGGAGATGCAAAACCAGTAGCTGTAATTGAAGATGCAGCTGTAAGTGTTAAGGATTTGGCTGAGTTTATCGGTAAGCTGAACCAGATTCTGAAAAAGCTAAACCTGAGCAGTGTTTATTATGCGCATATCGGCACGGGCGAATTGCACCTTCGTCCTGTCCTCAACCTGAAAAACCCTACCGATGTAGAGCGTTTCCACAAAGTAGCCCACGAAACCGCCCTGCTGGTAAAAAAATATCGTGGCTCACTCAGCGGGGAACATGGCGACGGTCGCTTACGCGGAGAGTTTATTCCCCTGATGCTAGGCGATAAGGTGTATAACTTGTTGCATGAGGTAAAAAAAACCTGGGATCCTCAATGCTTGTTCAACCCGGGGAAGATTACCAACACCCCTTCTATTAAAACTTTCTTGCGTTACCGGCCAGGCTATCCGGAACGCAAACTGAAAACATTTTTTCACTATGGGCCTTCAGAGAGTTTCTTAAGGGCAGTTGAACAATGTAACGGCTCTGGCGACTGCCGAAAACCTGCATCCATGGGTGGGGTCATGTGCCCCTCGTACCACGCCACGCTCAATGAGACCGATACTACCCGCGGAAGAGCAAATGTGCTGCGCGAGATTGTCACCAATTCTCAGAAAAAGAACCCCTTCGATCATAAGGAACTGATCAACGTTCTTGATCTTTGCCTGTCCTGTAAGGGCTGCAAAGCCGAATGCCCATCGAATGTCGATATGGGTCGATATAAGGCAGAAGTCTTGCAGCAATACTACCTAACCAATGGAACCCCGTTCCGATCGAGGCTGGTAGCAGCCTTTGCAACCCTAAACCAATTTGTCAGTCTGGTACCAGGCTTTTACAATGCCCTGGTTAGAAACCGCCTGACGTCAGCCTTGATAAAAAGTGCAGCGGGCTTTGCACAAAAACGAAGCATGCCCTTGCTTCATAAAACAACGCTGAAAAAATGGGCGGGGAAAAACCTTGAATCCCTCAACAGGCAAATCAAGGGGGGCAAAAAAATATGGTTATTCTGTGATGAATTTACCAATTTTAACGATACTGAAACGGGGATTCACGCGATCCAATTGTTGCACGGACTTGGCTACAGGGTGGAGATCCCTGAGCACTGTGAAAGCGGGCGGGCAGCCCTTTCAAAGGGATTACTCAGGAAGGCAGCCAGCCTTGCCAATGAGAACATCTCTCTTTTATCAGGAATAGTGACCGAATCGAGACCCCTTATTGGCATTGAACCCTCTGCCATCCTGAGTTTTCGTGACGAATATCCTGACCTTTGCCTTGAAGAAAAGCGGGAAGCAGCCCTGAGACTGGCAAAAAACACCTTCACCATCGAGGAGTTCATTTTCCGCGAATACGAAGCCAGCCGTATTGATGGCAGCCGTTTTTCGGCCGAAAAGCGGGATATCCTCTTCCACGGACACTGCCATCAAAAGGCCCTGTCGAAAAACGACTTTGCCCTCGCCATGCTGCGCATCCCGGCTGGCAACAAAGTTACACCTATTGAATGCGGATGTTGTGGCATGGCAGGTTCCTTTGGTTATGAAAAGGAACATTTTGAACTGAGCATGCAGATTGCTGAAATGAACCTGCTGCCTGCCATAAGAAAAGCCCCTGCTGATACCATCATTTCGGCTTCAGGCACCAGCTGCCGCCACCAAATCCTGGATGGCACAGGCAGAAAATCCCTCCATCCGGTGGATGTTCTTTTGCTTTCCTTGCGCGAAACTTAA